GGAGTCCCCGTGCTCGCGCTGAGCGCGCAAGAGGGCACCGGGCTCGAGGAGCTGCTCGCACGGCTCCCCCCGGGGAAAACCGGGGCGTTGCTCGGCTCCTCGGGAGTGGGCAAGTCCACGCTCGTCAACCGGCTCCTGGGAGAGGCGCGGCTGGCCACCCAGGCCGTCCGGGAGGATGACTCCAGGGGGCGCCACACCACCACGCACCGGGAGCTCTTCGTGCTACCTCATGGAGGGCTGCTCATCGACGGGCCGGGGATGCGCGAGCTCGGGCTGTGGGGGATGAGGAGGAGGGCCTGAGTCAGGCGTTCTCCGACATCCTCGCGCTGGCCACCGACTGCCGCTTCTCGGACTGCGCCCACCGGGGCGAGCCGGGGTGCGCGGTCCGAGCCGCCCTGGAAGCAGGGGGCCTCTCGCGAGAGCGGCTCCAGAGCTTCGAGAAGCTCCAGCGCGAGCAGGCCTACCAGGCGCGCCAGGCCAGCAGCTCCGCGCAGCGAGAGCACAAGCGCAGATACGCGCGTCGTAAGTCGAGGCGTTTCCGTCCAGAATGGGCGCTGACATGCCGAGCACTTCCAGCCAGGGGGGCGGGCCCGAGCAGCCCGGTGCCCGCGTTCCATCGGAGACGCACTCCTGGCGCATTCTCCCGTGGTTGGACGGCTTTCTC
This genomic interval from Hyalangium gracile contains the following:
- the rsgA gene encoding GTPase RsgA, producing the protein GVPVLALSAQEGTGLEELLARLPPGKTGALLGSSGVGKSTLVNRLLGEARLATQAVREDDSRGRHTTTHRELFVLPHGGLLIDGPGMRELGLWGMRRRA